CAGGGAGGCGGCGGCGCCCGCGTGGCGTTCTCCGTAGCGAACGAAAAGGGCGTCCTCTGGCAGGTGGAGAACGTGGCGACGGCAGAGTTCGATGTGCCGATCGGCAAGGATGGCCTGATGCTGACGGTGCGGGACGATTACCCCTCGGGGCGGCGGGTGGTGGTGAAGTCGCGGGTGGAGGCGGGGAAGTAACTGCCACAAGCCGACATCTCGTACCGACAGCGTTGCGGTAGAACTGCGTGACATTCATGTGACGAAGCGCTGACCCTTCCCTGACACGCTGCCGCCCGTCGAACGCTCTACTGGCCGTACTGCCAGAGCATTCTCAATCCGGCACCTACCATCCGATGAGTAGGCGGGAGTTTCGTTATGAGTAAGTTGAGCCGTCTGAAGAACGACTGGGATTCGCTAGCGCAGAGGGATGCACTGGCCGCCATTCTTACCGACGGGAGCAAGTCCGGTGGCAAGTGGGATATTACAGAGTTCATGGCCACCGGAGATGAGGAGATCGAAACTGTTCTCCGGCATCTGGAAACCATCGGATTGCAGCCAGACCGGGACGGTGCAGTTCTGGACTTCGGCTGTGGTGTGGGACGGCTTACGCAGGCCTTGGCCCGACGCTTCCAGTCGTCTGTCGGCATTGATATCTCGCAAGAGATGATTACGCAGGCAAATGCGCTGAATCAATACGAGCACTGCCGGTATGTAGCGAACGCAACGCCCCAGCTACCGTTCGCCGATGAAAGCTTTTCTTTCATTTACAGCAATATTGTCCTGCAACACGTGGCCCGGAGTTTTGCCGCGAACTACCTGCGGGAGTTCACACGGGTGCTCGCTCCCGGAGCAGTGATGGTCTTCGGCGTGCAGGACTCCTTTGCCGCTCCGGACCTTGCTTCCACACTGACACGCTTCCGCCACATTCTGCACCCGCGCTCGCGCGTAAGAGCCTGGTTCAAGGGATCGAGCGGCGACATGCAGATGCATTGCCTGCCCGAGCAGGTCGTCCGGCAGGCGCTGGGGACCGCGATGATCGCGGACATTCGCCATACCAACACCGCCGCGAAAGACTTCAATGGGAAGCTTGTCTATCTTGAGCAGCCGCCACGGTCGGGCTACGTAGGCAGGCAATACTGCGTCAGGAAACCAGAGTTGGAAATATCACGAGGTGTGTAGCTGCTAAGGCTGCTACGAGAGAGGCTTTAAGTTGCTGATCAGAGGTTAGGGCTGTAGCTACAGCCCTAACCTCTGACTCAAATGTGCAAAGCTCAACTTGCTCTTACCAGGGAAGCGTCTGGTCCATGTGGAAGTAGCCGCCGGTAGGGCCGTCAGCAGGTAGCGTAGCGAGGCGAACTGAGGTCTTGGCGCCGTCAACGATTTCCATCGGAGCGGCGTCCGTTCCCATGTCCGTCTTCACCCAGCCGGGATGAGCAGAGTTGACCTTGATGGGCGTATCCTTCAGCGCCGCAGCCAGGTGAATGGTGAAGAGATTGAGAGCGGCTTTCGACGCGTTGTAGGCCACGATCTTGGTGCCGGCTATGGGCGAGTTCGGGTCGGCATGCAGCGTGAGCGAACCCAGAATGCTGGAGAGATTCACGATACGGCCAGCGGGACTCTTCTGCAAGAGCGGTACCAATGCCTGCGTGAGCTCTATCAGGCCAAAGAAGTTGGTATCGAAGATGCTGCGGAGTGTCTTCTGGTCTACGGTCAACGCGGTATTTTTCACCAGGTCGGTCCCTTCACCGACCCCGGCATTGTTGATCAGAATGTCGAGCTTACCGAAGGTGGTATCGAGAAATTCGTAGACTTTAGCGAAATCGGAGCTGCGAGTCACTTCCAGTACGACCGGATAAGCATCGATACCGACAGCCTTCAACTTCTGCGCGGTCTCATCCGCCTTCTTCTGATCGCGAGCGGCAACGACCACGGTGATCCCCTGCTCGCCTAGCTGCTTTGCGGTCTCAAACCCAATTCCCTTATTCGCTCCGGTAATGAGCGCAACCTTCTTTGCCTCTGCCATGATGCCTATCTCCTTGTGCGCGCATTCTGTGCGAACACAGAACTTCGATGACCGTCAAAACTTGGCAGATTCAAATTACCTCAACCTCAGGGACTTTCCATGGGGCAAGAGGAGTGATGGCTGCCCACTGGCCCTTAAGGTTCATGGATTTCGTTGAAACTTAAGGATGGCGCACCTGTCTAACGCGGGCAGAAAGGTGGGATCCTGCGATGCATTTCAATGGAATGTTCAGTCCGTTCATAATGCGTACTTACTTTAAGAAAAGCCTGCTGACTGTGGTGAGATGTATGGCTGCCGTTGGAATGGTATTTGCCCCAGCGGGCAGATGTGCGCAGACGACCAATCCACCGTTGGCTTTCGATGCGGCTTCCATTCGCAAGAATGTAAACAATATCGGTGTGTGCAGTCCGGAGCAGGTGCAGGCTACGCCAAGCGGATTTCGCCTGACGAATTGTCCCCTGATCGTGGCGCTGGGGACGGCGTATGTTCCCATGACCGGTGAGGCTCTGGGCTTTGTGATTGGCATGGGCGACCGCATTGTGGGCATGCCGGATTGGATGAAATCGGAGCACTATGACATCGTTGCGCGGATCAGCGACGCGGACGCGGAGGCGTGGAAGGACCCGGCACGCCAGAAGGTGATGCTGCGCGCGATGTTGCAGACGCTGCTGGCTGAGCGATGCAAGCTGGTGGTACACCGCGAGATGAAGGAGAGGCCCGTCTTCGCCATTGTGGTAGGTAAGAATGGACCGAAGCTGAAGGCGGCGGAGACGACCGACATGGATGCTCTTCATACGAAATATCCGAATGCGATGACTGTTCCCGGAGGAGGAGGAATGCTTGCCGGGCGGACGAACGGCGGCAGCGATCTTCACGGGGCCACGATTGGAACGCTGTCGCTTGTGCTCTCCTATCCCGCCGGGCGGCCGGTGGTCGATAAGACAGGATTGACCGGACGATACGACATTGAAGTGCCGAGGATGCAGAACTTAACCGCGGACAATGCAGGAGCCGATGGAGCCCCTACCATTTTCGAAGTGGTGGAGAGATTTGGGCTGAAGCTGGAGATACAGAAAGACCCCGTGGAGATGCTGGCGGTGGATCATGTGGAACGGCCCAGTGAAAATTAACTTTCCCGAGACTCCGTCTACTTCACTTAGGATGGTCACTCCGCTCGAAGCGCGAGCATGGGTTCGACGCTGGCGGCACGACGGGCGGGTAGAAGACATCCGACCGTGCCCACTGCGAGCAGCACGCCGACCGCACCTGCAGTCAGCAGCGGATCGTACGGGCTTACCTCGAAGAGCAGGCTGGTGAGCAACCGGGACGAGCCGAACGCCAGCGCAACTCCTGCGGCCGCGCCTATGATGACCGGCAGCAATCCGTCGCGGAGCACTAGCCGATACACGTTCGCGCGCTTCGCTCCCAGGGCCAGGCGCAAACCGATTTCGCGATAACGCTGCGTGACCGAGTACATCAGCACACCGTACACGCCCAGACCGGCGAGAAAGAGTGCGCATACTGCGAAGAGGAGCAAAAGGTCCATCTCGAAGCGCTGATTGGCCACCGAGTCTGCAACCATGCCGCCCAGAGCGCGCACAGTAGGAACCGGCACACCGGGGTCGACGCTCCAGATGGTTTGCCGAAGCGTATCTTCCATCGCGGTGGGTTCCAGACGTGTTCGCACCACCAGCCCAGCCGTGGGCTCGCAACGGTACCAGTAGGGAACATAGATCAACATGGGGTCAGGCTTCGCCAAGGAGATCGTCCGCGCATCCGCTACAATGCCCACAACGGTGAATGGCATCTCCGTCGGGTCCCCTCGGTTGAACTGCTGCCCGATAGGATCTTTTCCAGGCCATAAGGTTCTGGCCGTCTTTTCCGATACCAGAGCCAGATTCCTGCCCCAGTCCTTCTGGTTGAAGATCTCTCCCCTCGTAACTGGCAGATGGATGGATGCGAAGTATTCGGGGCTGACCGAGCGAAAACTCTCAAGCGGCAGTTGCGTTATGGGGCGATGGTCCCCAGTCACCCGCGCGAAGTCTCCCCAACTGTCGCCCGTCAACGGAAGGACGCTTGCGATCGCGGCATGTTCAACGCCTGGCAACTGCGCCATGCGACCGAGAACTTCCCGGTAAAATGCCGCGCGGTGGCTGCTGTCGCGATAAGACTCCGTGGGTAAGTCAACTGTGGCGGTTATGGTTCGCTCGGTGGTAAAACCACGGTCTACCTTCATCAGCTTGACGAGGCTCGCGGTCAATAACCCTGTCATCAAGACTAGAGCAACGCTCACCGCCGCTTCGACTCCTACGAGAACAAGCCGCGCTCTGCGACTTCGAGGCGATTCGCTGCTCAATCGCGAATCGCTTTGAAGGGCTTCCTGAGGCGATGTACGAGAGACCATGAACGCAGGCGCTGCCCCTGCCGCAAGCGTTGAGAGCATCGCTAAGAACAACGCACATCCCGCGCCAGTCCAGTCCAAATGCAGAGGTCCGCGAAAATCAAGTGCCGCAGGCAGATACCGCTGCATGACCGGAATGATGGCCGCTGCCAGAAGAACGCCCAAACCACCTCCCAGCACGGCCAGCAAAGTGATCTCACGAATCGCCATGCGCATCATTTCGGCGCGGCCCGCACCGAGCGCGGCTGCAATGGCAATCTGCTTCTTGTTCCCGATGGCGCGTGAGAGCAAGAGGTTCGCAACGTTGACACAACCCACCAGAAGCAAGCCCGCCACGGCCACAAGAAGAATGATGAGAGGCTTCTGATTGTTCCCTACAAGCTTTTCCTGGAAGGGCGTGATGGTAGCAGAGAGCGTAGCTCTTTCATCGGAGCGTAGATTCGCAGAGATCCTTTGCTGCAGTGCATTCAGCTCGGCATTCGCTACGGGGATGGATACTCCAGTCTTCAATCGCGCCAGACCGAAGTAATTGAAGTCTCCTATCTCCTCGGCCAGCCGCTCCTTGGAGAACGCCAGAGGCAACAAGATACCGATGGGAAGATTGCGGTGGGCGCTTCCATTGCTCTCCACGATCTGTGGCATATGGAAGGACGGTGGCATGACGCCGATGACTTTGTAGGAAAATCCGTCCAGCAGGATCGGCTTACCCAGGATGGCGGGATCGCCGCCGAACTGCTCACGCCATGTATCGTAGGTGAGCACCGCGACGTATTCGCGCCCTATCTGCGCTTCCTCCACGGTGAAAACTCGTCCCTGGGACGGTTGCACTTGAAGCACCGAAAAGATTCCTGGCGTCGCTTGCAGCACTTCGGCCTGCATAGGTCGTCCACTCCTTCCGAGCGGCATGGTGAACTGCCTCATGAGCGCGATGGAATCAAAACCACTGTTGTGCTGCTGCCAGAAGGTGAAGTGATTCGCGCTCACCGGCAAGTTCGGGTGGGGGAAACTCCACTCCGCAACCCTCTCTTCAATCGTGACAATCCGGTCCGCCTGCGCGAATGGTAGCGGACGCAGCATCACATC
This genomic stretch from Terriglobus saanensis SP1PR4 harbors:
- a CDS encoding class I SAM-dependent methyltransferase, with amino-acid sequence MSKLSRLKNDWDSLAQRDALAAILTDGSKSGGKWDITEFMATGDEEIETVLRHLETIGLQPDRDGAVLDFGCGVGRLTQALARRFQSSVGIDISQEMITQANALNQYEHCRYVANATPQLPFADESFSFIYSNIVLQHVARSFAANYLREFTRVLAPGAVMVFGVQDSFAAPDLASTLTRFRHILHPRSRVRAWFKGSSGDMQMHCLPEQVVRQALGTAMIADIRHTNTAAKDFNGKLVYLEQPPRSGYVGRQYCVRKPELEISRGV
- a CDS encoding SDR family oxidoreductase; this translates as MAEAKKVALITGANKGIGFETAKQLGEQGITVVVAARDQKKADETAQKLKAVGIDAYPVVLEVTRSSDFAKVYEFLDTTFGKLDILINNAGVGEGTDLVKNTALTVDQKTLRSIFDTNFFGLIELTQALVPLLQKSPAGRIVNLSSILGSLTLHADPNSPIAGTKIVAYNASKAALNLFTIHLAAALKDTPIKVNSAHPGWVKTDMGTDAAPMEIVDGAKTSVRLATLPADGPTGGYFHMDQTLPW
- a CDS encoding TIGR03435 family protein; the protein is MAAVGMVFAPAGRCAQTTNPPLAFDAASIRKNVNNIGVCSPEQVQATPSGFRLTNCPLIVALGTAYVPMTGEALGFVIGMGDRIVGMPDWMKSEHYDIVARISDADAEAWKDPARQKVMLRAMLQTLLAERCKLVVHREMKERPVFAIVVGKNGPKLKAAETTDMDALHTKYPNAMTVPGGGGMLAGRTNGGSDLHGATIGTLSLVLSYPAGRPVVDKTGLTGRYDIEVPRMQNLTADNAGADGAPTIFEVVERFGLKLEIQKDPVEMLAVDHVERPSEN
- a CDS encoding ABC transporter permease — its product is MKLWRIRKRDADLQRELQCDLELEEEEQRESGLSAEEARYAARRAFGNVTLIREQTHEAWGSATFERLLQDARYAMRQLRRSPAFSLVTMLTLALGIGATTAIFTLVYDVMLRPLPFAQADRIVTIEERVAEWSFPHPNLPVSANHFTFWQQHNSGFDSIALMRQFTMPLGRSGRPMQAEVLQATPGIFSVLQVQPSQGRVFTVEEAQIGREYVAVLTYDTWREQFGGDPAILGKPILLDGFSYKVIGVMPPSFHMPQIVESNGSAHRNLPIGILLPLAFSKERLAEEIGDFNYFGLARLKTGVSIPVANAELNALQQRISANLRSDERATLSATITPFQEKLVGNNQKPLIILLVAVAGLLLVGCVNVANLLLSRAIGNKKQIAIAAALGAGRAEMMRMAIREITLLAVLGGGLGVLLAAAIIPVMQRYLPAALDFRGPLHLDWTGAGCALFLAMLSTLAAGAAPAFMVSRTSPQEALQSDSRLSSESPRSRRARLVLVGVEAAVSVALVLMTGLLTASLVKLMKVDRGFTTERTITATVDLPTESYRDSSHRAAFYREVLGRMAQLPGVEHAAIASVLPLTGDSWGDFARVTGDHRPITQLPLESFRSVSPEYFASIHLPVTRGEIFNQKDWGRNLALVSEKTARTLWPGKDPIGQQFNRGDPTEMPFTVVGIVADARTISLAKPDPMLIYVPYWYRCEPTAGLVVRTRLEPTAMEDTLRQTIWSVDPGVPVPTVRALGGMVADSVANQRFEMDLLLLFAVCALFLAGLGVYGVLMYSVTQRYREIGLRLALGAKRANVYRLVLRDGLLPVIIGAAAGVALAFGSSRLLTSLLFEVSPYDPLLTAGAVGVLLAVGTVGCLLPARRAASVEPMLALRAE